The sequence TAAAAATGCTCTGTGGTTTAATTCATCCCACTAGTGGAGAAATCTTGGTAGCAGGCCATGTCCCCTTTTTGAGGAAAAAAAATTATCTCCGACAAATAACCCTAGTAATGGGTCAGAAACAGCAGTTGATTTGGGATTTACCCCCTTTGGACTCATTACGAGTTAATGCTGCCGTTTATGGAATTCGTAATAAGGAAGCTAATAGTCGGATTGAGGAATTGGCTTCAATGCTCGACCTAGATAGTGAATTATCTAGACCTGTAAGAAAATTGTCATTAGGTGAACGAATGAAAGCTGAACTACTAGCTGCTCTTATTCATAGACCTTCAGTTTTATTTCTTGATGAACCTACATTGGGCTTAGATATAAATTCGCAGTTAAAGGTAAGAGAATTTCTTTCTACATATAATCAGAAATATGGAGCAACTATATTGATTACAAGTCATTACATGGGAGATATTACTTCTTTGTGCAAACGTGTACTTTTGATAAACCAAGGTCATCTTTTCTTCGATGGATCACTTGTCAAACTAACAGAGAAACTATCTCCCTCTCGCTGCCTGCAGATTGAACTGAAAAAATCGATAAATATAGAACAATTTTATCAATATGGAAGAATAATATTCCATAAAGATAATGTAATTAAACTCCTTATACCTAAAGAGAAATTTGCTGATGAGCTTGTTGAGATACTTAAAAATTTTCCAATTAATGACCTAGAGGTTTCAGAACCACCAATTGAGCAATTAATTGGTAGGCTTCTAAAAACAGGGTTAATAGACCAGTGAATATTTTCAATGTTTTAAAATATTTTAAGGGTTTCCTTAGTGTAGCTAGATCCTTGTTGGTTTCTCAGTATGCACTAATGCTTGAATATCGAGTCGAAATTATTCTATGGGCAATTTCAGGAATTTTACCTTTAATCATGCTTGGTATATGGAAGGATGCAGGAATTTCTTCAAACATTGGATTAGATGGAGATTGGATAAGTAAATACTTTATTTCCGCATTTGTTGTTAGACAATTTACTGCCGTTTGGGTAATGTTTTCTTTTGAAGAAGATAATATTGAGGGTCGACTTTCACCTTATTTACTTCAACCCATAAATCCATTTTGGAGATATTATTTCTCTCATATAGCAGAACAAATAAGTAGATTTCCGATTGTATTGGTCTTAACATCTATAGTATTCCTATTATTACCTGATTCTCTATGGCTCCCAAGTATTTCATCTATCATCTTATTTTTTATTGCTGTTTTCTCTGCTTTTACAGTTCGCTTTCTTTTACATTGGGTATTCGCAATGATATGTTTCTGGACTGATCGCGCAAGTGCATTAGAAAGACTGCTTTTGGTTCCCTATTTATTCTTATCAGGTTTAGTAGCACCATTAGAATCATTTCCTACCTTGATCAGAAAAATAGCATACTTTACGCCTTTTCCTTATATACTTTCTTTTCCTGCTAAAATATTGGCTGGTCAGAAAATGGATATGTTCATTTCTTTTTCTGTATTGTATCTTTGGGGATTATTATTTTATATCATTGGTAATATATTGTGGAATGCAGGTCTAAGAAACTATTCTGCAATGGGAAGTTAAATAGTATATGTTTACAATAAATTTCTATTACATTAGACTAATAATTTGTTTTTGGTCTACTAGTATTTATAGCGAACTAGAATATAGATTAAATATTATCATAGAAATATTGTCTGTTGGAGGTAATCTCGCTGGTAGCCTTTTTACTTTATCTTTATTTTATGGCCCTGATACTAATCTAGGCGGATGGAGTTGGTCAGCATCCTTGGTTGTCTTAGGAACGTATACATTATTAGATGGATTTACCACCACTTTTTTACAACCTAACTTAAGTCGAATTGTTAATCATGTACAGAATGGAACTTTAGACTACATACTAATAAAACCTATTGACAGTCAAATTTGGGTTTCTTTAAGAGTGTTTTCACCGTGGGGTCTCCCATCTATAATCTCAGGCATTATATTAATAGCAATAGGACTATATTCAAATGGAGTAACTTTAAATTATAATGTAATTACTGTTTCTACTATAACTTTATTATCTAGTCTTTGTATTCTTTATAGTTTGTGGTTTTGTATCGCAACTACTAGTATATGGTTTGTTCGAGTATGGAATGCAAATGAGGTACTACGTTCTACATTAGTGGCTGGCCGCTTTCCTATTACTGCTTATCCAGAATCCTTACGACGGATATTTACTTTTATTATCCCTATAGCTTTTCTTACAACTGTACCTGCAGAAGCTATGCTAAACCTTATTTCGGTAGATGTAATTATGATTTCTACTTTCTTTTCAATTAGTTTCCTTTTATTAACTAAATGGTTTTGGAAATACGCATTAGGCTTTTATACTTCGGCATCAAGTTGAAATACTAACGTGTTATGAATAGGATAAGCATTATATTTTTCAATTTATCTGATAATATATTCATATTAGCTAATTATATATTTTGAATAAACTCATAGTTATTCAAAACATTGAGAGAGAAGGTCCAGGTATCTTTTATGAAATTGCTGACAGATTATCACTACAAATCTCAATTATTCGTTTTTATGAGGGTGATTCTTCCCCTCTTCCTGATAGAGGGGATATAGTTTTAATTCTAGGCGGACCAATGGGGAT comes from Prochlorococcus sp. MIT 1307 and encodes:
- a CDS encoding ATP-binding cassette domain-containing protein; the protein is MSLITVRSLSKKYKIADKKPGIKGTIDHFFKRRIREITAVNNICFDIEQGEIVGFLGSNGAGKTTTLKMLCGLIHPTSGEILVAGHVPFLRKKNYLRQITLVMGQKQQLIWDLPPLDSLRVNAAVYGIRNKEANSRIEELASMLDLDSELSRPVRKLSLGERMKAELLAALIHRPSVLFLDEPTLGLDINSQLKVREFLSTYNQKYGATILITSHYMGDITSLCKRVLLINQGHLFFDGSLVKLTEKLSPSRCLQIELKKSINIEQFYQYGRIIFHKDNVIKLLIPKEKFADELVEILKNFPINDLEVSEPPIEQLIGRLLKTGLIDQ
- a CDS encoding ABC transporter permease; protein product: MNIFNVLKYFKGFLSVARSLLVSQYALMLEYRVEIILWAISGILPLIMLGIWKDAGISSNIGLDGDWISKYFISAFVVRQFTAVWVMFSFEEDNIEGRLSPYLLQPINPFWRYYFSHIAEQISRFPIVLVLTSIVFLLLPDSLWLPSISSIILFFIAVFSAFTVRFLLHWVFAMICFWTDRASALERLLLVPYLFLSGLVAPLESFPTLIRKIAYFTPFPYILSFPAKILAGQKMDMFISFSVLYLWGLLFYIIGNILWNAGLRNYSAMGS
- a CDS encoding ABC transporter permease yields the protein MFTINFYYIRLIICFWSTSIYSELEYRLNIIIEILSVGGNLAGSLFTLSLFYGPDTNLGGWSWSASLVVLGTYTLLDGFTTTFLQPNLSRIVNHVQNGTLDYILIKPIDSQIWVSLRVFSPWGLPSIISGIILIAIGLYSNGVTLNYNVITVSTITLLSSLCILYSLWFCIATTSIWFVRVWNANEVLRSTLVAGRFPITAYPESLRRIFTFIIPIAFLTTVPAEAMLNLISVDVIMISTFFSISFLLLTKWFWKYALGFYTSASS